The genomic stretch AGAGTAAACTAACTTTTTGTAGGTTCATTTAAATAAAATATCTTCGAACAAAACTAAAACATATGAAATTCGGTATCATTAAAGAACGAAAAAATCCACCAGATAGAAGAGTTGTTTTTTCACCTTCTAAATTAAAGCAGTTTAAAAATGAATATCCCGAAGCAGAAATTGTAGTAGAAAGTTCTGATATTCGTGTTTTTAGCAATCAGAATTATAAAGATTCTGGTTTTGATGTACTAGAAGATATGTCTACTTGCGATGTATTATTGGGTGTAAAAGAAGTGCCAATTAATGCTTTAATTCCTAATAAAAAATATTTCTTTTTTAGTCATACAATTAAGAAACAACCATATAATAGAGATTTATTATTAGCTATTTTAGATAAAAATATAGAGTTATACGACCACGAAACAATTATTAAAGAAAATGGTGCTCGTTTAATTGGTTTTGGTAGATATGCCGGTATTGTAGGCGCATATAATGGTTTTAGAGCAATTGGTTTAAAAAACAAAACATTTAATTTGCCTAAAGCAGAAACATTAGATAGCCAACAAGAATTAATATCAGAATTAAAAAAAATAGCATTACCAAAAATAAAAATTTTATTAACTGGTAATGGTAAAGTTGCTTATGGTGCAAAAGAAATGCTAGATGCAATGCAAATTAGAGAAGTTTCTGTAAACCAATATTTAAATGAAACTTTTGATGAAACTGTTTATTGTTTAGCAGATGTTTTAGATTATAATAAGCGA from Polaribacter marinaquae encodes the following:
- a CDS encoding NAD(P)-dependent oxidoreductase: MKFGIIKERKNPPDRRVVFSPSKLKQFKNEYPEAEIVVESSDIRVFSNQNYKDSGFDVLEDMSTCDVLLGVKEVPINALIPNKKYFFFSHTIKKQPYNRDLLLAILDKNIELYDHETIIKENGARLIGFGRYAGIVGAYNGFRAIGLKNKTFNLPKAETLDSQQELISELKKIALPKIKILLTGNGKVAYGAKEMLDAMQIREVSVNQYLNETFDETVYCLADVLDYNKRKDGKVLDNFDFYNHPENYESNFMRFAKVSDFFIAGHFYGNGAPYLFTREDAKSKDFNIKFVADISCDVDGPVASTIKASTIAEPIYGYDSTTEKEVDYQDKNAIVVMAVDNLPCELPKDASEGFGEMFLENVIPAFFNNDENGVLARAKMTENGKLTERFSYLQDYVDGKE